A stretch of the Porifericola rhodea genome encodes the following:
- a CDS encoding type I restriction endonuclease subunit R encodes MEVPSFMEDHISQLPALKLLMNMGWKYLSPEQALEARGGRTSNVLLEGILKDQLQAINKIEYKGKEFPFSESNVNSAILSIRDLPLQDGFMAANKAFYELITLGRSFEQSVLGDKKSFSFQYVDWKYPENNVFHVTEEFSVLRSGSNEHYRPDIVLFINGIPMVIIECKSPKIKDPIDKAIEQHLRNQQEDGIRSLYQYSNIVVGIATNQAKYATTATSKEFWSFWKELFKTKLEEVAWLDELQAIKNQPLPTNERTVLFQEKYKNVWAYFSKLEKATQSVTEQDKLLFSFCKPRRLFDLFFNFILFDDGAKKITRYQQYFAVHNTLKKIAKKNSRGMRRGGVIWHTQGSGKSLTMVMLAQLIATHPDIKNPKIVLVTDRIDLDDQITEIFKKCQIPVENAQTGKHLVELLSSKGDTVITTLIHKFEAAVNQAKEGFDSPDIFVLVDEGHRSQYGTFNIKMQKVFPNGCFIAFTGTPLMKKEKSTANKFGGLIDVYSITDAVEDGAVVPLLYEGRHNLIEVNEKPLDNYFDRISEPLTSYGKAALKRKFSSTNQLNKADQIIYARAWDISDHYEQNVQDIYFGSLKAKGQLVAPNKTTAIRYREYLKEIGRISSEVLISPPDVRENHEDAFEESDDLILKFWKAMIDKYGNAENYEKSLISSFKKQDHPEIIIVVDKLLTGFDAPNNYVLYLTRQLKEHTLLQAIARVNRLAPGKEYGLIIDYYGNLENLDTALETYSGSDQFDAADLEDTLSNINEEIKKLPQVHSEVWDIFKEIKNKYDEEAYEELLRDEAIRHTFYEKVSAFARLLKLALSSFEFISKIPEKQINKYRQDAKFFLGLRISVKRRYFDDVEYREYEPQVQKLIDKHITTEGEVLRITELVNIFDKEQREQEVEKISSKAAKADHIASRTIKAINVKMDEDPVYYKKLSRLIRDTIEDYHQHRISEVEYLKKAKDIEDQFHSGRQNDLPENLEGKEVGIAIYNLINEIFKDHVKEENGSANIAAIMAEGIEEIIKAIVFENGKPIIDWVNKSDVEGRIRIEIDDYLFDQKAQRDLDLPLDLIDQLVEEGIKVAKLKYV; translated from the coding sequence ATGGAAGTACCCTCATTCATGGAAGACCATATTTCGCAGCTTCCCGCACTGAAGCTGCTCATGAATATGGGGTGGAAATATCTCTCACCAGAACAGGCTTTAGAGGCTAGGGGAGGGAGAACTTCTAATGTATTGCTGGAAGGTATTCTGAAGGATCAGCTGCAAGCCATCAACAAGATAGAATATAAAGGAAAAGAATTTCCGTTCTCAGAGTCTAATGTAAATAGTGCCATTCTTTCCATACGAGATCTGCCACTACAGGATGGTTTCATGGCTGCTAATAAAGCTTTTTACGAATTGATTACTTTGGGCAGGAGCTTTGAGCAGTCTGTGCTGGGAGATAAAAAGAGCTTTTCATTTCAATATGTTGACTGGAAATATCCAGAAAACAATGTCTTTCATGTGACGGAAGAATTCAGCGTGTTAAGGTCTGGAAGCAATGAGCATTACCGACCTGATATTGTACTATTTATCAATGGTATTCCTATGGTGATCATTGAGTGTAAAAGTCCGAAGATCAAAGATCCTATAGATAAGGCCATTGAGCAACACTTAAGAAATCAACAGGAAGATGGTATACGCTCACTTTATCAATACTCCAATATAGTAGTTGGAATAGCAACCAACCAAGCCAAGTATGCCACTACAGCTACTTCTAAGGAGTTTTGGAGCTTCTGGAAAGAGTTGTTCAAAACTAAGTTGGAAGAGGTTGCATGGTTGGATGAACTTCAAGCCATAAAAAACCAACCATTACCCACCAATGAAAGGACCGTACTCTTTCAGGAAAAGTACAAGAATGTTTGGGCTTACTTTAGTAAACTTGAGAAAGCAACCCAGTCAGTCACAGAGCAGGATAAATTGCTATTTAGCTTTTGTAAACCAAGACGACTCTTTGACCTCTTCTTTAATTTTATCCTGTTTGACGATGGAGCAAAAAAGATAACCCGGTATCAGCAATACTTTGCCGTACATAATACGCTGAAAAAAATAGCAAAGAAAAACAGTAGGGGTATGAGAAGGGGAGGAGTGATCTGGCATACACAGGGGAGCGGAAAATCATTAACAATGGTTATGCTGGCTCAACTCATAGCAACTCATCCTGATATTAAGAACCCAAAGATTGTATTGGTAACTGATCGAATTGATTTGGATGATCAGATTACGGAAATATTCAAGAAATGCCAGATTCCGGTAGAAAACGCTCAAACTGGAAAACACCTAGTGGAATTACTATCCAGTAAAGGTGATACAGTTATTACCACATTAATCCATAAGTTTGAAGCAGCAGTCAATCAGGCAAAAGAGGGTTTTGACTCCCCCGACATCTTTGTTTTAGTAGATGAAGGACACAGAAGCCAATATGGGACCTTCAATATCAAGATGCAGAAAGTCTTTCCTAATGGATGCTTTATAGCGTTTACAGGTACTCCATTGATGAAGAAGGAGAAAAGCACTGCTAATAAGTTTGGAGGATTGATTGATGTTTATTCTATTACAGATGCAGTAGAAGATGGTGCAGTTGTTCCCTTACTTTATGAAGGAAGACACAATCTGATAGAAGTTAATGAAAAGCCACTAGACAATTACTTTGACCGTATCTCCGAACCACTTACCTCTTATGGGAAAGCGGCTTTGAAGCGAAAGTTTAGTTCTACCAATCAACTCAACAAAGCAGATCAAATCATTTATGCCAGAGCCTGGGATATTTCAGACCACTATGAACAAAATGTACAGGATATTTATTTCGGAAGCTTGAAAGCTAAGGGACAGTTGGTAGCCCCAAATAAAACTACTGCAATAAGATACAGGGAGTATCTGAAGGAGATAGGCAGAATAAGCAGCGAGGTGCTTATCTCACCACCAGATGTAAGAGAAAATCATGAGGATGCTTTTGAAGAAAGTGATGATCTGATCTTGAAGTTTTGGAAAGCCATGATAGACAAATATGGTAATGCTGAGAACTATGAAAAGTCATTGATTAGCTCTTTCAAAAAGCAAGACCACCCAGAAATCATCATTGTAGTAGATAAACTGCTCACTGGATTTGATGCTCCAAATAACTATGTCCTATATCTTACTCGCCAGTTAAAAGAACACACCCTACTTCAGGCCATTGCCAGAGTAAATAGATTAGCACCAGGAAAAGAGTATGGGTTAATCATAGATTACTATGGTAATCTTGAAAATCTTGATACTGCTTTAGAAACCTATTCCGGTAGCGACCAATTTGATGCTGCCGATCTGGAAGATACTTTATCTAATATTAATGAAGAAATCAAGAAGTTACCGCAGGTACATTCTGAAGTCTGGGATATATTTAAAGAGATCAAAAATAAGTATGACGAAGAAGCTTATGAGGAATTATTACGAGATGAAGCCATACGACATACTTTTTATGAAAAAGTATCAGCCTTTGCCAGATTGTTAAAATTGGCACTATCTAGCTTTGAGTTTATAAGTAAGATCCCTGAAAAACAAATCAATAAGTATAGGCAAGATGCTAAGTTCTTTCTTGGGTTAAGGATATCTGTAAAACGAAGGTATTTTGATGATGTAGAGTACAGAGAATACGAACCACAGGTACAAAAGCTGATTGACAAGCATATTACCACAGAAGGAGAGGTGCTGCGAATTACAGAGCTGGTAAATATTTTTGATAAAGAGCAAAGAGAACAGGAAGTCGAGAAGATAAGCAGTAAGGCTGCAAAAGCAGATCATATAGCCAGCCGGACTATAAAGGCAATCAATGTCAAGATGGATGAAGACCCTGTTTACTATAAAAAGCTGTCACGACTTATCAGAGATACCATAGAGGATTATCACCAACACAGGATATCTGAAGTAGAATATCTTAAAAAGGCTAAGGATATAGAGGATCAATTTCATAGTGGGAGACAAAATGATTTGCCTGAAAACCTAGAAGGTAAAGAGGTAGGTATTGCTATTTACAACCTCATTAATGAAATATTTAAGGATCATGTAAAGGAGGAGAATGGAAGTGCTAACATTGCTGCAATTATGGCAGAAGGAATAGAGGAGATTATTAAAGCTATAGTATTTGAGAATGGTAAACCCATTATTGACTGGGTCAACAAATCTGATGTGGAAGGTAGGATCAGAATAGAGATTGATGATTATTTATTTGATCAAAAAGCTCAACGAGATTTAGACTTACCCCTTGACTTAATCGACCAGTTAGTAGAAGAAGGAATTAAAGTAGCTAAGCTAAAGTATGTCTGA
- a CDS encoding M48 family metallopeptidase: MSDIKIERVFPFGSREINYELYYQDRKTLGIKVYPDCKVRVTAPKNTSDDQLLKKLKEKAPWIIKQQNEFLSYHPLTPPRQYVNGETHLYLGRRYKLKVEPSNNNEVKLYGGRLVVFKKDNYTVESLLNQWYRQKAKHIFQETLINVLPLFHHYQINEPELHIKNMPTRWGSCTPHGKVILNPELIKAPKGSIEYVIIHELCHLVHHNHTKVFYALQEKMMPDWKKWKERLEFILNS, from the coding sequence ATGTCTGATATCAAGATTGAGAGAGTATTTCCATTTGGCTCTAGAGAAATTAATTATGAGTTGTATTATCAAGATAGAAAAACGCTGGGTATCAAAGTCTACCCAGATTGTAAAGTTAGGGTAACTGCTCCCAAAAATACATCCGACGATCAACTGCTGAAAAAGCTAAAGGAAAAAGCTCCCTGGATCATAAAGCAGCAAAATGAATTTTTGTCATATCACCCACTTACTCCTCCCAGGCAGTATGTCAATGGTGAAACCCATCTTTACTTAGGAAGGCGATACAAGTTGAAAGTTGAGCCCTCAAATAATAACGAAGTAAAGCTATATGGAGGCCGTTTAGTAGTATTTAAAAAAGACAATTATACAGTTGAAAGCCTTTTGAATCAGTGGTATAGACAAAAAGCAAAACATATTTTCCAGGAAACATTAATAAATGTGCTTCCCCTTTTTCACCATTATCAGATTAATGAACCAGAGCTACACATCAAAAACATGCCTACTCGGTGGGGGAGCTGTACCCCACATGGGAAAGTGATACTAAATCCTGAGCTCATAAAAGCTCCAAAAGGAAGTATTGAATATGTCATCATTCATGAGCTTTGTCATCTCGTACACCACAACCACACCAAAGTCTTTTATGCCCTACAGGAGAAAATGATGCCTGATTGGAAAAAGTGGAAGGAAAGGTTGGAATTTATCCTCAATTCTTAG
- a CDS encoding vitamin K epoxide reductase family protein, whose protein sequence is MDVSLKNNPSEAVEVLLKSLQAKFTDYSINSLKQHPDYPSLLSINHTLNQLQIDNLAIRATYEQLQNKFPKPLLVHTRDEGGTYRVIAQLDEEQVTFVDRKGKQRSQSKTDFLKSWSGIAVLVDEETKGEERGYALNKIKALLNKAVLPLLMFSLALLMVYIISYTDNLLSTFDYLFLLTKTLGIAATIPLIIRLLDKNNPFVKKLCHSGKAGGKSNCARVLDSPTAHLLELFAWSEIGFVYFTSLFLYVLLFPSHLLVLIAGLAVLAAPYTFYSVYYQWKVARQWCRLCLAVQGVILLELILAILYFNTYSFTALSLAGIASLLLVSAIVVSTYSLLKPILTEIKSNQTQIQRLKKIKYKPEVFQLLLSQNPAMDTSEINAIQLGNPESKHKITIISNPTCGPCVKMHHRLFELLKTKENINLQEIFLTSEDENSPAYQIAKAMLKLYQTKDIEIVKEAIASYYRYEKADYKKWLEQYASDKTGHIEIKQILKQHIAWCRERKISATPTMLYNGYELPKEYTIEDLDYLMD, encoded by the coding sequence ATGGATGTCTCTCTAAAAAACAACCCATCCGAAGCAGTAGAAGTACTGCTGAAAAGTTTGCAAGCAAAATTTACTGATTATTCTATCAATAGTCTAAAGCAGCATCCCGATTATCCTAGCTTACTTTCTATCAATCATACTCTCAACCAGCTTCAGATAGACAATTTAGCGATTAGAGCCACTTATGAGCAGTTGCAAAACAAATTTCCCAAACCTTTGCTGGTGCATACCCGGGATGAAGGAGGGACTTATAGGGTAATTGCTCAGCTTGATGAAGAGCAGGTTACTTTTGTAGACCGCAAAGGAAAACAGCGATCTCAATCCAAAACCGATTTTCTAAAATCGTGGAGCGGCATAGCCGTATTAGTGGATGAAGAAACGAAGGGTGAAGAAAGGGGTTATGCTCTCAACAAAATAAAAGCATTGCTTAATAAAGCAGTTTTGCCCCTCCTGATGTTTAGTCTGGCCCTGCTGATGGTATATATCATATCTTATACTGATAATCTCCTATCTACTTTTGATTATCTATTTCTATTGACCAAAACATTAGGGATTGCTGCTACCATTCCTTTGATCATCCGTCTGCTGGACAAAAACAATCCTTTTGTCAAAAAACTCTGCCATTCCGGTAAAGCGGGTGGCAAATCCAATTGCGCCAGAGTACTGGATTCCCCGACAGCGCACTTGCTGGAGCTTTTTGCCTGGAGTGAAATCGGTTTTGTCTATTTTACCAGCCTGTTCCTGTACGTGCTATTGTTTCCATCCCATTTACTTGTTTTAATAGCTGGATTGGCGGTATTGGCAGCACCTTATACTTTTTATTCTGTTTATTATCAATGGAAAGTAGCCCGGCAGTGGTGCCGTTTGTGCTTGGCAGTGCAAGGAGTAATTTTGTTGGAATTGATCCTTGCTATACTTTATTTCAATACGTATTCTTTCACCGCGCTCAGCTTGGCGGGTATTGCTTCCCTGCTATTGGTTTCTGCAATAGTCGTCTCTACATATAGTTTGCTAAAACCAATACTTACTGAAATAAAAAGCAATCAAACACAAATCCAGCGGCTCAAAAAAATAAAGTATAAGCCTGAAGTTTTTCAACTACTGCTCAGTCAAAATCCGGCGATGGATACTTCGGAAATAAACGCTATACAGTTAGGTAATCCTGAAAGTAAGCACAAAATCACCATCATTAGCAATCCTACTTGTGGGCCCTGTGTTAAGATGCATCACCGGCTGTTTGAGCTTTTGAAAACTAAAGAAAACATAAACCTGCAGGAAATATTCCTGACCTCCGAAGACGAAAACAGTCCAGCTTATCAAATAGCCAAAGCTATGCTTAAGCTATATCAAACAAAGGACATTGAGATAGTCAAAGAGGCGATAGCTTCCTACTATAGGTACGAGAAAGCTGATTATAAAAAATGGCTGGAACAGTATGCTTCTGACAAAACAGGGCATATTGAGATAAAACAAATATTAAAGCAGCATATCGCGTGGTGCCGTGAAAGAAAAATATCGGCTACCCCGACTATGCTTTACAACGGCTACGAACTGCCTAAGGAATATACGATTGAAGATTTAGATTATTTGATGGATTAA
- a CDS encoding matrixin family metalloprotease yields MAKLKGKIFHKVVFTCMLIIGFHLIYAQEYRVSIIPVGEVKQMHLEIVKSAIEEFYKVEAYIEKPIEIKNEFITKFDTILDANPINQYIIDQFDTTNVKFIGVTDWCLIIGNRMVMPIRGYAIDLGGSSATLSSYKVLAEVKNEKEHTFEFMFSKVANHELGHLLGLPHCSNEKCLLTFGNNFLQSENKLCQSCMHEIDAEFVKTHQ; encoded by the coding sequence ATGGCAAAGCTAAAAGGTAAAATATTTCATAAGGTAGTATTTACTTGTATGTTGATTATTGGTTTTCATTTGATTTATGCTCAAGAATATAGAGTTAGTATAATACCCGTAGGAGAAGTAAAACAGATGCATCTTGAAATTGTGAAGTCTGCTATAGAGGAATTTTACAAGGTTGAAGCTTATATAGAAAAACCGATAGAAATAAAGAATGAATTCATTACAAAGTTTGATACCATTCTGGATGCCAATCCTATCAATCAGTATATCATTGATCAATTTGATACAACTAATGTGAAATTTATCGGCGTAACAGACTGGTGTTTAATAATCGGAAATAGAATGGTTATGCCAATCAGGGGATATGCTATAGACTTAGGCGGGAGTAGTGCTACACTATCCTCTTATAAAGTTCTGGCGGAAGTGAAAAATGAAAAAGAGCACACTTTCGAGTTCATGTTCAGCAAAGTTGCAAATCATGAGTTAGGGCATTTATTAGGTTTGCCGCATTGTAGTAATGAAAAGTGTCTGTTAACATTTGGAAATAACTTTCTCCAATCTGAAAATAAACTTTGTCAAAGTTGTATGCATGAGATTGACGCTGAATTTGTGAAAACTCATCAATAA
- a CDS encoding glycosyltransferase family 2 protein, with amino-acid sequence MDLIPEYFIKSKCCKLDQNTDVTVILTVWKRNNVKEQINALLHQSVLPSHIWIYQCGSYVNLANCLKKYPFIEWIKSSVNLKYFGRHTLAKHAETKYTWILDDDIIPAKFWIENCIKTCEAKNAIVCRSGRIIPPNDFFPGVVKGQNYLEQYFIGDGKLANGINICEEDTIVDYGCSSFFFKTEWEQHFWSIWPHTFQNGEDMHLSASCKIRNNIPTIVPKQTSRENSGNLKPAYSFDKHASWKKRGFNEERGGIVKYLISEMGWRPLLWKNYCYDSHT; translated from the coding sequence ATGGACTTAATACCAGAGTATTTCATAAAAAGTAAATGTTGTAAATTAGATCAGAATACTGATGTTACAGTAATATTGACTGTATGGAAACGAAATAATGTAAAAGAGCAAATTAACGCTTTACTTCATCAATCTGTATTACCTTCTCATATCTGGATTTATCAATGCGGTAGTTATGTGAATTTAGCCAATTGTCTAAAGAAATACCCCTTCATTGAATGGATTAAGTCTTCAGTAAATCTAAAATACTTTGGCCGACATACTTTAGCCAAACACGCTGAGACAAAATATACCTGGATTCTGGATGATGATATCATTCCAGCCAAATTTTGGATAGAAAACTGTATAAAAACATGTGAGGCAAAGAATGCTATTGTCTGTAGAAGTGGTAGAATTATTCCTCCTAATGATTTTTTTCCAGGAGTAGTCAAAGGCCAAAACTATCTTGAACAGTATTTTATAGGCGACGGTAAGTTAGCAAATGGTATAAATATTTGTGAAGAGGATACAATTGTAGATTATGGATGTAGTAGTTTCTTTTTTAAAACGGAATGGGAGCAACATTTTTGGAGCATCTGGCCTCATACATTTCAAAATGGTGAGGACATGCACCTTTCGGCCAGCTGTAAAATACGTAACAATATTCCAACAATCGTACCTAAACAGACATCTAGAGAAAACAGTGGAAATCTAAAACCCGCTTACAGTTTTGACAAACATGCCTCCTGGAAAAAAAGAGGGTTTAATGAGGAGAGGGGGGGCATCGTAAAGTATTTAATTAGTGAAATGGGTTGGAGACCTCTTTTATGGAAGAACTACTGTTATGATTCACATACCTAA
- a CDS encoding sulfotransferase family 2 domain-containing protein, whose amino-acid sequence MIQAHHGNFDNREFHSTARYWFYPFRGQLHLMFEFEGYRVVYAYIRKNACTSFKRYLLEKAGILDSKGKKDIYLLLNLYRADFHRDFKSANRTIFIHRDPIDRVVSLYRDKFVQGKNAVDIYCDYERVVGENARKATFEAFALRYLPAAKDPHTWTQRSHLYPSVYSDAVPIEVLYEFMQDILSSDVADLYFKRPVNASRGHAIEVPNASSIGAHEIRENLEQTGTYPSRESFVLTGGKIHLSLLEKYAEDQAFLRKE is encoded by the coding sequence ATGATCCAAGCTCACCACGGCAATTTTGATAACCGAGAGTTCCATAGCACTGCCCGGTATTGGTTCTACCCGTTTAGGGGCCAACTCCACTTAATGTTTGAGTTTGAGGGTTATAGGGTTGTATATGCGTACATTCGCAAGAATGCATGCACCTCTTTCAAGCGATATTTGCTTGAAAAAGCGGGCATTTTAGATTCTAAAGGTAAAAAGGATATCTATCTTCTCCTAAACCTTTATCGTGCCGACTTCCACCGTGACTTCAAGAGCGCTAACCGAACGATATTTATTCATAGAGATCCCATTGATCGCGTGGTTTCACTGTACAGAGACAAATTTGTCCAGGGAAAGAATGCTGTTGATATTTACTGCGACTACGAAAGGGTAGTGGGGGAAAACGCTAGAAAGGCGACGTTTGAGGCGTTTGCACTTCGCTATCTCCCTGCGGCAAAAGATCCTCACACCTGGACACAACGATCTCATCTATACCCATCTGTATATTCTGATGCTGTACCTATTGAGGTTTTATATGAATTTATGCAAGACATACTCTCGTCTGATGTTGCCGATTTGTACTTCAAGCGACCGGTAAACGCAAGTAGAGGACATGCAATCGAGGTTCCAAATGCGTCATCTATCGGAGCACATGAAATAAGGGAGAATCTAGAGCAAACGGGAACTTACCCCAGCCGAGAGTCCTTTGTTCTTACTGGTGGGAAGATACATCTTTCTCTGCTTGAGAAATACGCAGAGGACCAGGCATTTCTACGGAAAGAATAA
- a CDS encoding DUF4412 domain-containing protein, giving the protein MQVAIQAFILFFLSFYVQDANPELFEGKIVYKSLTKDFEGKLIPSRTLNGQTFYYKDTFYKFVYPRNETLTGPPSMEVIVNTQDTTWYTIHHADKEYRSLNMETGSEAYLPRKIHFIHANDTILGYPCKKYELIQLEFYNQQEVKSYIWIAEELKVMNLPLLGKIFGYRNTLIKDGSLGGIALKYESLGSDGSVSMLTEAIEIKPMTLDSSDFAVPVMYRGQ; this is encoded by the coding sequence ATGCAAGTCGCCATCCAAGCCTTCATACTTTTTTTTCTGTCTTTTTATGTTCAGGATGCAAATCCAGAATTATTTGAAGGAAAAATTGTGTATAAGTCTCTGACAAAAGACTTTGAGGGTAAACTAATTCCTTCCAGGACATTAAACGGACAGACATTTTATTATAAAGATACTTTCTACAAATTCGTTTATCCCAGAAATGAAACGTTAACAGGCCCCCCTTCCATGGAAGTAATTGTCAATACCCAGGATACTACATGGTATACTATTCACCATGCGGATAAAGAATATCGTTCTTTAAATATGGAGACAGGCTCAGAAGCTTATCTTCCCCGGAAAATTCATTTCATCCACGCCAATGACACTATTCTCGGTTATCCCTGCAAAAAATACGAATTGATACAGCTGGAATTTTACAATCAGCAAGAAGTAAAAAGTTATATATGGATTGCTGAGGAACTGAAGGTGATGAACCTACCACTCTTGGGTAAAATTTTTGGGTACCGAAACACCCTCATTAAAGATGGTTCTCTAGGAGGTATTGCCCTTAAATATGAATCTTTAGGTTCAGATGGTTCAGTAAGTATGTTGACAGAGGCTATAGAAATAAAACCTATGACATTGGATTCATCAGATTTTGCCGTACCTGTGATGTATCGCGGTCAGTAA
- a CDS encoding peptidase domain-containing ABC transporter produces MASFPHYQQPDHKDCGPTCLKIVAKHFGKVIALQKIRQLSETSRRGSSLLSLCDAAEKLGFRATGVRINYPTLSTEVALPCILHWGNHHYVVAYKMKKDKIYLSDPARGLTVFSKDNFLEKWMGKNAEDNTPEGIALLLEPTPSFYKNEWEAEQRHSFSYLYKYLFRYKNLLFQLVLGLAAGSLLQLIFPFLTQSIVDVGIQNQDIGFIYLILLAQLMLFLGSISIEVIRGWVLLHLSTRISISLVSDFFIKLMHLPISFFDTRITGDIMQRINDHNRIERLLTNTTLSTLFSFANILVFSFVLAYYSLSIFSIFAIGSAIYILWIVIFLKRRKQIDYLRFSHVAEEQSKVIELINGMQEIKLHNAEKQKRWSWEFIQIRLYKVAMKTLALEQTQGVGSKFIDQLKNIVITVVAATLVVKGELTLGMMLAVQYIIGQLNAPVVQIVGFIQSVQDAQISLERLGEIHNKEDEEPQDEQKIKDIDVRQDIIIHQLSFKYAGADEPVLKNINLHIPARKITAIVGVSGSGKTTLMKLLMKFYQPQQGEIKLGKVQLDNISQNSWRAHFGVVMQEGYLFNDSIAANIAVGEDYIDKDKLQQAVEIANIKDFIEGLPKSYNTKIGNEGVGISSGQKQRLLIARAVYKNPDFIFFDEATSALDANNERTIMDNLNRFFQGKTVIIIAHRLSTVRNADQIVVLDEGEIVETGDHQRLVGERNGYYKLVKNQLEL; encoded by the coding sequence TTGGCAAGTTTCCCCCACTACCAACAACCTGACCATAAAGACTGCGGGCCTACCTGTCTAAAGATCGTGGCCAAGCACTTTGGGAAAGTCATTGCTTTGCAAAAAATCCGGCAGCTTAGTGAGACTTCACGTAGAGGAAGTAGTTTATTGAGCCTATGCGATGCGGCGGAGAAATTAGGCTTCCGGGCTACCGGAGTGCGTATCAATTATCCTACGCTTTCTACAGAGGTTGCCCTACCCTGCATTCTCCACTGGGGCAATCATCATTATGTAGTCGCTTACAAAATGAAGAAAGATAAAATCTACCTCTCAGACCCCGCCCGGGGCTTAACGGTATTCAGTAAAGATAATTTCCTGGAAAAGTGGATGGGTAAGAATGCAGAAGATAATACACCGGAAGGTATTGCCCTGCTACTGGAACCTACACCCAGCTTTTACAAAAATGAATGGGAAGCGGAACAAAGACATAGTTTTTCTTATCTGTACAAATATCTGTTCCGCTACAAAAACTTATTATTCCAATTGGTACTGGGCTTGGCGGCGGGTAGCCTGTTACAATTGATTTTTCCTTTCCTTACCCAGAGTATTGTAGATGTAGGTATACAAAACCAGGATATTGGCTTCATCTACCTGATTTTACTGGCGCAACTCATGCTTTTTCTGGGCAGTATAAGCATAGAAGTCATCCGGGGCTGGGTGCTGCTCCATCTGAGTACCCGTATCAGTATTTCCCTGGTATCCGATTTCTTTATCAAACTGATGCACCTGCCCATCAGCTTTTTTGATACCCGAATCACCGGGGATATTATGCAGCGCATCAATGACCATAATCGGATAGAACGGCTGCTTACCAATACTACTTTAAGTACATTATTTTCCTTTGCCAACATCCTGGTGTTTAGTTTTGTGTTAGCGTACTACAGCCTCAGCATCTTTAGCATTTTCGCGATAGGAAGCGCTATTTATATCCTTTGGATTGTTATTTTCCTGAAGCGCAGAAAGCAGATTGACTATCTGCGGTTTTCCCATGTAGCCGAGGAGCAGAGCAAAGTGATTGAACTCATCAACGGGATGCAGGAGATCAAACTGCACAATGCGGAGAAGCAAAAGCGGTGGAGTTGGGAGTTTATCCAGATCAGGCTCTATAAAGTTGCTATGAAAACCCTGGCCCTAGAGCAAACACAAGGGGTAGGTTCCAAATTCATTGACCAACTTAAAAATATTGTGATTACAGTGGTGGCGGCTACCCTGGTAGTCAAAGGTGAACTTACGCTGGGGATGATGCTGGCGGTACAGTATATTATCGGCCAGCTCAATGCCCCGGTGGTTCAGATCGTGGGCTTTATTCAATCGGTGCAGGATGCCCAGATCAGTTTGGAGCGTTTGGGGGAAATTCACAACAAAGAGGATGAAGAACCGCAGGATGAGCAGAAAATAAAAGATATTGATGTAAGGCAGGACATCATTATCCATCAACTGTCTTTTAAATATGCCGGTGCCGACGAACCCGTTCTAAAAAACATCAACCTGCACATTCCTGCCCGGAAAATTACAGCGATTGTAGGCGTAAGCGGTAGCGGCAAGACCACGCTGATGAAATTGCTAATGAAATTCTATCAGCCCCAACAAGGGGAGATAAAACTGGGTAAGGTGCAACTGGACAATATTTCCCAAAATAGCTGGCGGGCACATTTCGGCGTGGTGATGCAGGAAGGCTATTTGTTCAATGATAGCATCGCCGCCAACATTGCCGTGGGCGAGGATTATATAGACAAGGATAAACTGCAACAGGCGGTGGAAATTGCCAATATCAAAGACTTTATAGAAGGTCTGCCTAAGAGTTATAACACCAAAATAGGAAACGAAGGAGTAGGGATCAGCAGCGGTCAGAAGCAGCGTTTATTAATTGCCCGGGCAGTGTACAAAAACCCTGACTTTATCTTTTTTGACGAGGCCACTTCCGCCCTAGATGCAAACAATGAACGGACTATTATGGATAACCTTAACCGCTTTTTTCAGGGCAAGACGGTTATCATCATTGCCCATCGTCTGAGTACGGTCAGGAATGCCGACCAGATTGTGGTATTGGATGAGGGGGAAATTGTAGAGACAGGTGATCACCAGAGACTGGTAGGCGAACGCAATGGCTACTATAAACTGGTGAAGAACCAGTTGGAGTTGTGA